In Sphingomonas sp., a single window of DNA contains:
- the metG gene encoding methionine--tRNA ligase: MADPFYITTAIHYPNGKPHIGHAYEMIAADAIARFQRQQGRDVFFQTGTDEHGLKMVQTARTRDMTARELADEMSSHFRVMAEKLDISCDRFIRTSEADHYRASQAIWEKMAAKGDLYLDRYEGWYSVRDEAFYEEKELVEGEGGQKLSPQGTPVEWTKEETWFFRLSKYQQPLLDFYAANPDFIRPESRRNEVLRFVEGGLVDLSVSRTSFDWGVPVPGSPGHVMYVWVDALTNYLTGAGFPDDAERLARYWPADLHLIGKDIVRFHTVYWPAFLMSADIALPKQVFGHGFLLNRGEKMSKSVGNVVDPMELAETYGVDALRYFLLRDVSFGQDGTFSDEAIVTRANADLSNSFGNLAQRTLSFIAKNCEGTVQAGRADDADAVLLAEVDTACAAFTRTFQDLALSQGVEAWMTGVFACNQYIDAQAPWALRKTDPERMHAVLGTLLKAIRRLGVTIEPVVPTSAAKLLAQLGPDGDADFKIAPPTPIFPRLELQASEDA; encoded by the coding sequence ATGGCTGACCCCTTCTATATCACCACCGCGATCCACTATCCCAACGGCAAGCCGCATATCGGCCATGCCTATGAGATGATCGCCGCCGACGCGATCGCACGCTTCCAGCGCCAGCAGGGTCGCGACGTGTTCTTCCAGACCGGCACCGACGAGCATGGCCTCAAGATGGTGCAGACGGCCCGCACCCGCGACATGACCGCGCGCGAGCTCGCCGACGAAATGTCGAGCCATTTCCGCGTAATGGCGGAGAAACTCGACATTTCGTGTGACCGCTTCATCCGCACGTCCGAGGCCGATCACTACCGCGCCAGTCAGGCGATCTGGGAGAAGATGGCCGCGAAGGGCGACCTGTATCTCGATCGCTACGAGGGATGGTATTCGGTCCGCGACGAGGCCTTCTACGAAGAGAAGGAACTGGTCGAGGGGGAAGGGGGCCAGAAGCTCTCGCCCCAGGGCACGCCGGTGGAGTGGACCAAGGAGGAGACCTGGTTCTTCCGCCTGTCGAAGTATCAGCAGCCGCTGCTCGACTTCTATGCCGCAAACCCCGACTTCATCCGCCCAGAATCGCGCCGCAACGAAGTGCTGCGCTTCGTCGAGGGCGGGCTGGTAGACCTTTCGGTCAGCCGCACCAGCTTCGACTGGGGCGTGCCGGTGCCGGGCTCGCCGGGGCATGTGATGTACGTCTGGGTCGACGCGCTGACCAACTATCTGACCGGCGCCGGCTTCCCCGACGATGCCGAGCGGCTGGCGCGCTACTGGCCGGCCGATCTGCACCTGATCGGCAAGGACATCGTCCGCTTCCACACCGTCTATTGGCCCGCCTTCCTGATGTCCGCCGACATCGCGCTGCCCAAGCAGGTATTCGGCCACGGCTTCCTGCTCAACCGCGGCGAGAAGATGTCGAAGTCGGTCGGCAATGTCGTCGATCCGATGGAGCTGGCGGAAACCTACGGCGTCGATGCGCTGCGCTATTTCCTGCTGCGCGACGTCAGCTTCGGCCAGGACGGCACGTTCAGCGACGAGGCGATCGTCACCCGCGCCAATGCCGATCTCTCGAACAGCTTCGGCAATCTGGCGCAGCGCACGCTGAGCTTCATCGCCAAGAACTGCGAAGGCACGGTGCAGGCTGGCCGCGCTGACGATGCCGATGCGGTGCTGCTGGCCGAGGTCGACACCGCCTGCGCCGCCTTCACTCGCACGTTCCAGGATCTGGCGCTGAGCCAGGGCGTCGAAGCCTGGATGACCGGTGTGTTCGCCTGCAACCAGTATATCGATGCGCAGGCCCCCTGGGCGCTGCGCAAGACCGATCCAGAGCGGATGCACGCGGTGCTGGGCACGCTGCTCAAGGCGATCCGTCGCCTCGGCGTGACGATCGAACCCGTGGTGCCGACCTCGGCGGCCAAGCTGCTCGCCCAGCTCGGCCCCGATGGTGATGCGGACTTCAAGATCGCACCCCCGACCCCCATCTTTCCGCGACTTGAACTCCAGGCTTCCGAGGACGCATGA
- a CDS encoding DNA polymerase III subunit delta', whose product MADALIGNSQARDALAAAMASGALHHAWLIAGPEGVGKGGFARIAAARMLAEAAEPDRLLPGWDVPESTRTASLIAAGSHPDLKILARLPKDADKPDEALARSITIAQVRSLQPLFATKPSLSPRRVVIIDAIDDLERGGANALLKNLEEPPAGTIFLLVSHAPGRLLPTIRSRCRLLRFEPLSDAETTTVLRRQIPEASELEIAALVEAAEGSPGRAMRFAGLDLSALEADMAQLADHGDPDNALRTRLGRQLGAKAAQPRYEAFLERTPSFIAARAKRLEGEALRTALDAYGAARELAGAALGLSLDATATVFEMSGILARLARR is encoded by the coding sequence TTGGCCGACGCCCTGATCGGCAACAGCCAAGCCCGCGACGCGCTCGCCGCCGCCATGGCGAGCGGCGCGTTGCACCATGCCTGGCTGATTGCCGGGCCGGAGGGCGTGGGGAAGGGCGGCTTCGCCCGCATCGCCGCCGCGCGGATGCTGGCCGAAGCCGCCGAGCCCGACCGGCTGCTGCCGGGCTGGGACGTGCCGGAGTCGACTCGCACCGCCAGCCTGATTGCCGCCGGCAGCCATCCGGACCTCAAGATCCTCGCGCGGCTGCCCAAGGATGCCGACAAGCCCGACGAGGCGCTCGCCCGCTCGATCACCATCGCGCAGGTGCGCAGCCTCCAGCCGCTGTTCGCGACCAAGCCCTCGCTGAGCCCGCGCCGGGTGGTGATCATCGACGCGATCGACGATCTCGAGCGCGGCGGCGCCAATGCGCTGCTCAAGAATCTCGAGGAGCCGCCGGCGGGGACGATCTTCCTCCTGGTGAGCCACGCGCCCGGGCGCCTGCTGCCGACGATCCGCTCGCGCTGCCGGCTGCTTCGCTTCGAGCCGCTGAGCGACGCCGAGACGACAACGGTGCTCCGCCGCCAGATTCCGGAGGCGAGCGAGCTCGAGATCGCCGCGCTCGTCGAGGCAGCGGAAGGCTCGCCGGGCCGGGCGATGCGCTTCGCCGGGCTCGACCTGTCGGCACTGGAAGCGGACATGGCGCAGCTCGCCGATCATGGCGATCCCGACAATGCGCTGCGCACCCGGCTTGGCCGCCAGCTCGGCGCCAAGGCTGCGCAGCCGCGCTACGAGGCGTTCCTGGAGCGCACGCCCAGCTTCATCGCCGCGCGTGCCAAGCGGCTGGAGGGCGAGGCACTGCGCACCGCGCTGGATGCCTATGGTGCCGCCCGCGAGCTTGCCGGCGCAGCACTTGGCCTGTCGCTCGACGCCACCGCCACCGTGTTCGAAATGAGCGGCATCCTCGCCCGCCTCGCGCGCCGCTGA
- a CDS encoding D-alanyl-D-alanine carboxypeptidase family protein, with protein sequence MKKLAAASFLALAIAAPLQAAGPDFPTPAPIAYMEDMSSGAVLFAKDADRRMPPASMAKMMTVYVAFDLIKKGELKLDQKIEVRPETWKKWHSQGSTMFLGVGEQPTVADLLKGIVTLSGNDACVVLAEGIAGTEEGFVNLMNDRAKKIGLTNSHFGTSNGWPDEGRTYVTARDLAHLAAATIRDYPDLYKSFYSLPSFTWGKTLGAGAAIEQGNRDPLLGKVPGADGLKTGHTEEAGYGFTGSAEQNGRRLVMVLAGVNSYSARADESVRFMRWGFAAWSTKPVVKKDRTVGTVDVQGGTTNKVSVVAPRDLNITLPSGLSPKLAGKIVYQGPVKAGFKKGDHIADLIIEGEGMPQQVLPLVAAEDVGQAGFFGRAWAGLMSLLHLA encoded by the coding sequence ATGAAGAAGCTCGCCGCCGCCTCGTTCCTGGCGCTCGCCATCGCCGCTCCGCTGCAGGCCGCCGGCCCGGATTTCCCGACGCCCGCACCGATCGCGTACATGGAGGACATGTCCTCGGGGGCGGTGCTGTTCGCCAAGGATGCCGATCGCCGCATGCCGCCGGCCTCGATGGCGAAGATGATGACGGTCTATGTCGCGTTCGACCTGATCAAGAAGGGCGAGCTCAAGCTCGACCAGAAGATCGAGGTCCGCCCCGAGACCTGGAAGAAGTGGCACTCGCAGGGCTCGACCATGTTCTTGGGCGTCGGCGAGCAGCCGACCGTGGCGGACCTGCTCAAGGGCATCGTCACGCTTTCGGGCAATGACGCCTGCGTCGTGCTGGCGGAAGGCATTGCCGGCACGGAGGAGGGCTTCGTCAACCTGATGAACGATCGGGCCAAGAAGATCGGCCTGACGAACAGCCATTTCGGCACGTCGAACGGCTGGCCCGATGAAGGCCGCACCTATGTGACCGCGCGCGACCTGGCGCATCTCGCCGCCGCGACGATCCGCGACTACCCCGATCTCTACAAGTCCTTCTATTCGCTGCCGAGCTTCACCTGGGGCAAGACGCTGGGTGCCGGTGCCGCGATCGAACAGGGCAATCGCGATCCGCTGCTCGGCAAGGTGCCCGGTGCCGACGGCCTCAAGACCGGCCACACCGAAGAGGCGGGCTATGGCTTCACCGGCTCGGCCGAGCAGAATGGCCGCCGTCTCGTGATGGTGCTCGCCGGGGTCAACAGCTACAGCGCTCGCGCCGACGAATCCGTCCGCTTCATGCGCTGGGGCTTCGCCGCCTGGAGCACCAAGCCGGTGGTCAAGAAGGACCGCACCGTCGGCACCGTCGACGTGCAGGGCGGCACCACCAACAAGGTGTCGGTCGTCGCACCCCGCGACCTCAACATCACGCTGCCTTCGGGCCTGAGCCCCAAGCTGGCCGGAAAGATCGTCTATCAGGGTCCGGTCAAGGCCGGCTTCAAGAAGGGCGACCATATCGCGGACCTGATCATCGAAGGCGAAGGCATGCCGCAGCAGGTGCTGCCGCTGGTCGCCGCCGAGGATGTCGGCCAGGCGGGCTTTTTCGGCCGCGCCTGGGCGGGGCTGATGTCGCTGCTCCATCTGGCCTGA
- a CDS encoding SPOR domain-containing protein, with protein MSANGPHGTSGLQPGDGRYDAVGYAAVRSLGAAALAVSPALPVESYAEVTALDNGRTILVRITETSAVPGAIAVISEGAARQLGVPVEQPVAVRIRAVRPSSEDQAALRSAGAAQPRIDSPPALLRALRLQLPAADPGEPLPPPPPPPSQLGPIADVIPHPAASVAAPAKSRSAAKPPAPKPAQGRYLVQVAALSSPERAQALAQKLQGFVKAGGGLYRVQLGPFATEAAAERAREGAVRAGFGDARRTMAR; from the coding sequence GTGTCCGCGAACGGACCGCACGGTACGTCCGGCCTGCAGCCGGGCGATGGCCGATATGACGCGGTGGGCTATGCCGCGGTCCGATCGCTCGGCGCTGCCGCGCTGGCGGTGAGCCCGGCCCTGCCGGTCGAAAGCTATGCCGAGGTGACTGCGCTCGACAATGGCCGCACGATCCTAGTCCGGATTACCGAGACCAGTGCGGTCCCCGGTGCGATCGCGGTGATCTCCGAAGGCGCGGCGCGCCAGCTCGGCGTTCCCGTCGAGCAGCCCGTGGCAGTCCGCATCCGTGCGGTACGACCGTCTTCCGAAGACCAGGCCGCGCTGCGCAGCGCGGGCGCCGCACAGCCGCGCATCGATTCGCCGCCCGCCTTGCTCCGTGCGCTGCGACTGCAGCTCCCGGCGGCAGACCCTGGCGAGCCCCTGCCGCCGCCTCCGCCTCCGCCATCGCAACTCGGTCCGATCGCCGACGTCATTCCGCATCCCGCCGCGAGCGTTGCGGCACCGGCGAAATCCCGGTCCGCCGCCAAGCCCCCCGCCCCGAAGCCCGCGCAGGGCCGCTATCTGGTGCAGGTGGCCGCACTTTCTTCGCCCGAACGCGCGCAGGCGCTTGCCCAAAAGCTACAGGGCTTCGTAAAGGCAGGGGGCGGGCTCTATCGTGTCCAGCTCGGCCCCTTCGCGACGGAGGCGGCGGCGGAGCGGGCGCGGGAAGGGGCCGTTCGGGCCGGGTTCGGAGATGCGCGCCGCACCATGGCCCGATAG
- a CDS encoding lytic transglycosylase domain-containing protein codes for MSRIRSYLAGIAGLATALVMPTSPALAQDEAGFQSYLQTLAAQAAAAGVSRRAIDAVIPTLTYNARVVELDRQQPESSPNAPVPAFAPYRARHVDADRITRGRAAYLRARGRLSAIERETGVPESIMVAIWGHETSYGRVMGGFDLPRALASLAYEGRRRALFVDEFIATLKMIDRGVPRDKLVGSWAGAFGGPQFLPSVYLRLARDGDGDGVADIWNSDADTLASIGNYFVNAGWRAGVPWGFAVSVPASLDRRLIANRTNSPRCPRVHGRQSQWKTMAEWRALGVVPQARAWPGDDVLATLLEPDGQGATAYLLTGNYRVILDYNCSNFYALSVGLLADAVER; via the coding sequence ATGTCGCGTATCCGCTCGTATCTCGCCGGAATTGCCGGTCTCGCCACCGCCCTCGTCATGCCGACAAGCCCTGCGCTGGCGCAGGACGAGGCGGGCTTCCAAAGCTATCTCCAGACTCTTGCCGCGCAGGCGGCCGCCGCGGGCGTAAGCCGCCGCGCGATCGATGCGGTGATCCCGACGCTCACCTACAATGCCCGTGTGGTCGAGCTGGACCGCCAGCAGCCGGAGAGCAGCCCCAATGCGCCCGTGCCTGCCTTCGCGCCGTACCGTGCCCGCCATGTCGATGCCGATCGCATCACCCGCGGCCGGGCTGCCTATCTGCGCGCGCGGGGTCGGCTGTCGGCGATCGAGCGCGAGACCGGCGTGCCCGAATCGATCATGGTGGCAATCTGGGGTCACGAGACGAGTTACGGCCGGGTGATGGGCGGGTTCGACCTGCCGCGCGCGCTGGCCAGCCTCGCCTATGAAGGACGGCGCCGGGCACTGTTCGTCGACGAGTTCATCGCCACGCTCAAGATGATCGATCGCGGCGTGCCGCGCGATAAGCTGGTCGGCAGCTGGGCAGGCGCGTTCGGCGGGCCCCAATTCCTGCCCAGCGTCTATCTGCGCCTCGCCCGCGACGGTGACGGCGACGGTGTGGCGGACATCTGGAACAGCGACGCGGACACGCTGGCCTCGATCGGCAATTATTTCGTGAACGCGGGATGGCGGGCGGGGGTGCCCTGGGGTTTTGCGGTCTCGGTGCCCGCATCGCTGGATCGCCGTCTGATCGCCAACCGCACCAACAGTCCGCGCTGCCCGCGCGTGCACGGTCGCCAGAGCCAATGGAAGACGATGGCCGAATGGCGCGCGCTCGGCGTCGTGCCGCAGGCGCGGGCTTGGCCGGGCGACGACGTGCTGGCGACGCTGCTCGAGCCAGACGGGCAGGGTGCCACCGCCTATCTGCTCACCGGCAATTACCGCGTGATCCTCGACTATAATTGCTCGAATTTTTACGCTTTGTCGGTAGGCCTGCTTGCCGATGCAGTGGAACGCTAG
- a CDS encoding FxDxF family PEP-CTERM protein, protein MITKLLPALGAIAAVASFSAPAQAATVVTTNYTGANMNIVPGADGTYSANFGKSGIVKGNFQHIYTFTLPAYLTGSASITTSAVKLKAANDLDLFSVVFNGIALTGTYGGLNEAVFVNDVPIVAGKPNTIVINGMSRGNGSYGAQATFAPVPEPASWAMMIGGFAFVGGALRRRQSVRVAFA, encoded by the coding sequence ATGATCACCAAGCTTCTCCCGGCGCTCGGCGCCATCGCCGCCGTTGCTTCTTTCTCGGCCCCGGCGCAGGCCGCGACGGTCGTCACCACCAACTACACCGGCGCGAACATGAACATCGTTCCGGGCGCTGACGGCACCTACTCGGCCAACTTCGGCAAGTCGGGCATCGTCAAGGGCAACTTCCAGCACATCTACACCTTCACCCTGCCGGCTTACCTGACGGGCAGCGCTTCGATCACCACCAGCGCGGTGAAGCTCAAGGCAGCCAACGATCTGGACCTGTTCTCGGTCGTGTTCAACGGCATCGCACTCACCGGCACCTATGGTGGGCTGAACGAAGCGGTGTTCGTTAACGACGTGCCGATCGTTGCCGGCAAGCCGAACACCATTGTCATCAATGGCATGTCGCGCGGCAATGGCTCGTACGGCGCCCAGGCGACCTTCGCCCCGGTTCCCGAGCCCGCCAGCTGGGCGATGATGATCGGCGGCTTTGCGTTCGTCGGTGGCGCACTGCGCCGTCGCCAGAGCGTCCGCGTCGCGTTCGCCTGA
- the rpmE gene encoding 50S ribosomal protein L31, translating to MKQNTHPDYHMIKVQMTDGTVYETRSTWGKEGDLMQLEIDPLAHPAWTGGRGQLLDQGGQVARFNKRFGGLTLGKK from the coding sequence GTGAAGCAGAACACCCACCCCGATTACCACATGATCAAGGTGCAGATGACCGACGGCACCGTGTACGAGACGCGCTCCACCTGGGGCAAGGAAGGCGATCTCATGCAGCTCGAGATCGATCCGCTCGCGCACCCGGCCTGGACCGGCGGTCGCGGTCAGCTGCTCGACCAGGGTGGCCAGGTCGCGCGCTTCAACAAGCGCTTCGGCGGCCTCACGCTCGGCAAGAAGTAA
- the fabZ gene encoding 3-hydroxyacyl-ACP dehydratase FabZ, with protein MSTGEQGGSNIGPLDIGRVMAALPHRFPMLLVDRVEELILDRSIVAVKAVTINESFFQGHFPGRPIMPGVLTVEALAQAAGVLAVESLGLAGSGKLVYFMAIDNVKFRKPVEPGVLLKLHVEFVQKRSRVCKFAGKALIDGELAAECEFTAMIADPPSA; from the coding sequence GTGAGCACGGGCGAGCAGGGGGGCAGCAACATCGGTCCGCTCGATATCGGGCGGGTGATGGCTGCGCTGCCCCACCGCTTTCCGATGCTGCTGGTCGACCGCGTTGAGGAACTGATCCTCGACCGGTCGATCGTCGCGGTGAAAGCGGTGACGATCAACGAGTCGTTCTTCCAGGGCCATTTCCCCGGGCGCCCGATCATGCCGGGCGTGCTCACCGTCGAGGCGCTTGCCCAGGCAGCGGGCGTGCTGGCAGTCGAGTCGCTCGGGCTCGCCGGCTCGGGCAAGCTCGTCTACTTCATGGCGATCGACAATGTGAAGTTCCGCAAGCCGGTGGAGCCGGGCGTGTTGCTCAAGCTCCATGTCGAGTTCGTGCAGAAGCGCTCGCGCGTCTGCAAGTTCGCCGGCAAGGCGCTGATCGACGGCGAACTGGCGGCCGAATGCGAATTCACCGCGATGATCGCCGATCCGCCCAGCGCGTGA
- a CDS encoding OmpH family outer membrane protein, producing MKNRVFAAALAASAAMAVAAPASAQVAGIATISTIEAITRAKAFTTAETQLDTTYKPVRDQIQARQTKFQTDARSLIATIDTNKDGQVSEAEEQAAAARKDPNYTQLMTLQNQANEEIQKLQMPSILAELFAFEKILALYDAAQISVVNARKVNVILQPEAIVYAPEAVDITDAVVAELDKTPTVAITPPANWQPQQRTVQFQQQVNELKRRAYQINAARAQQQQQQGAAAAPGAARPATAPATRPAKPEPR from the coding sequence ATGAAGAACCGTGTATTCGCGGCGGCGCTTGCCGCCTCCGCGGCGATGGCCGTCGCTGCGCCGGCGTCGGCGCAGGTCGCCGGCATCGCCACCATCAGCACGATCGAGGCGATCACCCGCGCCAAGGCGTTCACCACTGCCGAGACGCAGCTGGACACGACCTACAAGCCGGTGCGCGACCAGATCCAGGCGCGCCAGACCAAATTCCAGACCGACGCGCGTTCGCTGATCGCGACGATCGACACCAACAAGGACGGTCAGGTTTCGGAAGCCGAGGAGCAGGCTGCAGCCGCGCGCAAGGACCCGAACTACACCCAGCTCATGACCCTGCAGAACCAGGCGAACGAGGAAATCCAGAAGCTGCAGATGCCGTCGATCCTGGCGGAGCTGTTTGCGTTCGAGAAGATCCTGGCGCTCTATGACGCGGCGCAGATCTCGGTCGTCAATGCGCGCAAGGTCAACGTGATCCTGCAGCCGGAAGCGATCGTCTACGCCCCCGAAGCGGTGGACATCACCGACGCCGTCGTCGCCGAGCTCGACAAGACGCCGACCGTGGCGATCACCCCGCCGGCCAACTGGCAGCCGCAGCAGCGGACCGTGCAGTTCCAGCAGCAGGTCAACGAGCTGAAGCGTCGCGCCTATCAGATCAATGCCGCCCGTGCGCAGCAGCAACAACAGCAGGGTGCCGCCGCAGCACCGGGCGCAGCCCGTCCGGCGACCGCGCCTGCGACCCGGCCGGCCAAGCCCGAGCCGCGGTGA
- the bamA gene encoding outer membrane protein assembly factor BamA, translated as MVTAIKASNLGARATATLLAGTILSGVVAPAEAQTAAKPAAAPAAQAQATPAPVAPAVVRTIKSLRVEGSQRIEPETVLSYTRLRVGDSYTNETIDQAIKDLLASELLADVAIEGVEDGNLVLRIRENPVINRVVFEGNKRLKQDKIDKEIKLRPRQIFTRTAVRADIARIIELYRRQGRFAARVEPKMVSLDQNRVDVIFEIHEGAKSKVRQINIIGNEVFGDKKLRAQMATKVASLSHFLSSNTSYDQDRLAYDQQKLRQFYLTEGYADFRVISAVAELTPDKKDFIITYVVEEGPRYKFGPVTVNSAIRDFDDKKLAAALPIKEGQWYNAKAVEDTVEQLSETAGLFGYAFADVRPDFQRNKDALTMSMNFHIGEANRTYIERVDITGNRQTQDKVIRREMRVAEGDAFNTFLVKRSQDRINSLGYFQDKFEIERKEGSAPDRIVLAANVEEKPNGELTLSAGFSSLERFILQASIRQRNFRGMGQTASISADYSSYSKSVELGFTEPYLFDSNIALGATIFRRDYNSFNFGLNNTRNTTYKQVSTGFQLVAGLPLTEYWTLSARYYLAKDDVTLDQSTFYTDGKCDPFLAGRYYCEAVGNRLTSLVGLSLIYDSLNSRLRPTRGQRVSMGVDVAGLGGDVRYVRGRIDGAKYWGLGSGFVFSLTGEGGAIKSLDGSEVRITDRFYLGEPQFRGFDIRGVGPRVQRYQYTGDPALGTQALITTRDQVVDDALGGKAYYLTKAELELPLGSGAAELGLRPSVYVQMGSLFSIRRPQTNNYFPAYIDPKTGLPGVNADGSPSVTPRPLNDTAGNPLYTVTTGALQGSYTTCTIGYAAAAGQPCVGTSINTRALNQSGLFYEQYRGSTASPRISVGFGVNWNSPFGPLRIDVAKALVSQPGDDKKLVTFNVGTQF; from the coding sequence ATGGTGACTGCGATCAAGGCAAGCAATTTGGGCGCGCGGGCGACGGCTACGCTATTGGCAGGGACGATCCTGTCGGGCGTGGTAGCGCCGGCAGAGGCGCAGACCGCGGCAAAGCCCGCGGCGGCCCCGGCGGCGCAAGCCCAGGCGACGCCCGCCCCGGTAGCCCCGGCGGTGGTGCGCACGATCAAGTCGCTGCGGGTGGAAGGCTCGCAGCGCATCGAGCCGGAGACGGTGCTTAGCTATACGCGACTGCGCGTCGGCGACAGCTACACCAACGAGACGATCGACCAGGCGATCAAGGACCTGCTCGCCTCCGAACTGCTCGCCGACGTGGCGATCGAGGGGGTCGAGGACGGCAATCTCGTGCTCCGCATCCGCGAGAACCCGGTGATCAACCGCGTCGTGTTCGAGGGCAATAAGCGCCTCAAGCAGGACAAGATCGACAAGGAGATCAAGCTCAGGCCGCGTCAGATCTTTACGCGCACCGCGGTGCGTGCGGACATCGCGCGGATCATCGAGCTGTATCGCCGCCAGGGCCGATTCGCTGCGCGCGTCGAACCGAAGATGGTCAGCCTCGACCAGAATCGCGTCGACGTGATCTTCGAGATCCACGAGGGCGCGAAGTCCAAGGTCCGCCAGATCAACATCATCGGCAACGAGGTGTTCGGCGACAAGAAGCTGCGCGCGCAGATGGCGACCAAGGTCGCCAGCCTGTCGCACTTCCTCAGCTCGAACACGTCGTACGATCAGGATCGCCTGGCCTATGACCAGCAGAAGCTGCGCCAGTTCTACCTGACCGAAGGCTATGCCGATTTCCGCGTGATCTCGGCGGTGGCCGAGCTGACGCCGGACAAGAAGGACTTCATCATCACCTACGTGGTGGAAGAAGGCCCGCGCTACAAATTCGGTCCCGTGACGGTGAACAGCGCGATCCGCGACTTCGACGACAAGAAGCTTGCCGCGGCGCTGCCGATCAAGGAAGGCCAGTGGTATAACGCCAAGGCCGTCGAGGACACGGTCGAGCAGCTGAGCGAGACCGCCGGCCTGTTCGGCTATGCCTTTGCCGACGTCCGCCCCGACTTCCAGCGCAACAAGGATGCGCTGACGATGTCGATGAACTTCCACATCGGCGAGGCGAACCGCACCTATATCGAGCGCGTCGACATCACCGGCAACCGCCAGACGCAGGACAAGGTGATCCGCCGCGAAATGCGCGTGGCCGAGGGCGACGCCTTCAACACCTTCCTGGTCAAGCGCTCGCAGGACCGCATCAACAGCCTGGGCTATTTCCAGGACAAGTTCGAGATCGAGCGCAAGGAAGGCTCGGCGCCCGATCGCATCGTGCTGGCTGCCAACGTCGAAGAGAAGCCCAATGGCGAACTGACGCTGTCCGCCGGCTTCTCGAGCCTGGAGCGCTTCATCCTCCAGGCGTCGATCCGCCAGCGCAACTTCCGTGGCATGGGTCAGACGGCGAGCATCTCGGCCGACTATTCGAGCTATTCGAAGTCGGTGGAACTCGGCTTCACCGAGCCCTATCTGTTCGACAGCAACATCGCGCTGGGTGCTACGATCTTCCGCCGCGACTATAACAGCTTCAACTTCGGCCTGAACAACACCCGCAACACCACCTACAAGCAGGTGTCGACGGGCTTCCAGCTGGTGGCAGGCCTGCCGCTGACCGAATATTGGACGCTGTCGGCGCGCTACTATCTCGCCAAGGACGACGTCACGCTTGATCAGTCGACCTTCTACACCGACGGCAAGTGCGACCCGTTCCTGGCCGGCCGCTATTATTGCGAAGCCGTGGGCAATCGTCTGACCTCGCTGGTCGGCCTGTCGCTGATATATGACAGCCTGAACAGCCGTCTGCGCCCGACGCGCGGTCAGCGCGTCTCGATGGGGGTCGACGTTGCCGGTCTCGGCGGCGACGTGCGCTATGTGCGTGGCCGCATCGACGGCGCGAAATACTGGGGCCTGGGCAGCGGTTTCGTCTTCTCGCTCACCGGCGAGGGCGGCGCGATCAAGAGCCTCGACGGCAGCGAAGTCCGGATCACCGATCGCTTCTATCTCGGCGAGCCGCAGTTTCGCGGTTTCGACATCCGCGGTGTCGGCCCGCGCGTGCAGCGCTACCAATATACCGGCGATCCCGCGCTGGGCACCCAGGCGCTCATCACGACCCGGGATCAGGTCGTCGACGACGCGCTGGGCGGCAAGGCCTATTATCTCACCAAAGCGGAGCTCGAGCTTCCGCTGGGCTCCGGCGCGGCAGAACTGGGCCTGCGTCCCTCGGTCTATGTGCAGATGGGCTCGCTGTTCTCGATCCGCCGGCCGCAGACCAACAATTATTTCCCGGCCTATATCGATCCCAAGACGGGCCTACCCGGGGTCAACGCCGACGGGTCGCCGTCGGTGACGCCGCGGCCGTTGAACGACACCGCGGGCAACCCGCTGTACACGGTGACGACGGGCGCGCTGCAAGGCAGCTACACGACCTGCACGATCGGCTATGCCGCCGCCGCGGGCCAGCCTTGCGTCGGCACGTCGATCAACACGCGCGCGCTCAATCAGAGCGGTCTGTTCTACGAGCAGTATCGCGGCAGCACCGCGTCGCCGCGCATCTCCGTGGGCTTCGGCGTGAACTGGAATTCGCCTTTCGGCCCGTTGCGTATCGACGTCGCCAAGGCGCTGGTCAGCCAGCCGGGCGATGACAAGAAGCTTGTTACTTTCAACGTAGGGACTCAGTTCTAA